The sequence CTTTGGGCCAACCATTTTCACAACTTTAGATTCATCTATAATCGGTGAGAAATTGATTGTTAAATTACGTCCATCATAGTTATTTATTTTATACAACTCAAAGTCTTTTTTTCCGAACAAAGATAAAAAAATACCTTCAGCAACAATATAGCGTTCTTTGACTATAGGATGGTAAGTTGGAGATACTGATAGGGGATTATTAGCAGAAATATAATCACCACTCCGCTCGCCTTGTTCATCAAAAACCACTTCAATACCAACCGCAGTCCCTATCTTAACTCCGCTATTTTTAATAATATGTTCACTTCTAGAGTACTTGATACCTAAAGTTATACGACTCAATTTCCATTCACATTGCCCACCACCATCTATAGGGATTTTACTTTTAAAATTACCAGATATTTCATCAAAATCCATATTTACATAATTTGTTTTCGTCCCAGGCACTAAATATATCTTCATATCCGTATTGTATCTTTCTTTTTTACACTTATCAGAAATGTAAAATGCAGCTAATGGTGCTGCCTGCGTATTTATTGGTGCCTTAATTTCAACATCTACCCATTGATCATCACTCGGCGGTGAGATTGCACTATTTTTGGCTACACAGCCACTAAGTAATACGACGGACAACATTAAAAAACAGAGATGCAATTTTTTACAGTTCATTAAATTGCCTTCCTCCTATAGTGAGAAAACCAAATACTCTTTATCTCCTGATGGATATACCAATTAATTCTTCCTACTTTATAAAAACCTGGGTAAATTGAGCCATCAGAAATTATTGAACCATCCGGATATTTTATTTTTGTATGGTCACCTTTCCTTTCTCATAATGGAATGTTATTTCAACTATTTTTTCATCAAAAAGAGAATAATACCTTATCAGAATACTTAAACTACTCTTCGGATAAATTCGTTGGTTTATAAATACTTCACCTTCGCCAAATAAATTTACATCATCAGGCTTATTTGAATTTTCTTTTTGCTCCATCTTGTTATCATAGGAAAATATTTTAGAGCTAACTTTAAGTTATTGCCGCTAACACTTTAAAACTGCCCATTACGAGAGTTTCATCATCTAATGAGACCGTTGGCCCACTACTGTACCTGATACTAGTTCTTTCCCCAGACGCTTCATATCAATGTATTCTTTCCCTAAATTAAACTCACTCAGTTTTCATTGACATGCCCGTCTGTCATAGCTATTTTCGCCTGATAGATGTCACTATTACCTTTTTGTTTTAAAGGGATATTTATCGGGTTATAACTCACTTCTTCGACACGTTTTCCATCGAACCCACTGATATAACTTTTTTGCAAACATCAGAGAGATAAACAACCTCAAGGGGGAAAGGGCACTAAAACAGGAAATTAACACTATAAAAAAATAACTACTTAGTGTATGGACTGAAGTTTCTTCAAGTCTGGAAAAATTGAATCATCAACCACAATGGAACCATCTGGATATTTTATCGAAAAATCCCCTCCTTGTTTCTTTGGTGCATCTCTAAATACTAATTTATTAGAATGTACATTGGCTTGATATATTATTTTATTAGTATTATACATGCGGTAAGTAAATTTACTATCCAAGCCATAAATTGACAATTCTCTAGAAAACTCATTAATATATCGATTGGTAATCATTGGGTAGTAATCCCTGATTATTTCTTTATCGCCAGAAACATCTTCATAAATCCAATTTGTTCTTTGAGCCTCATTTTCATCGAATACAAATATAATTTCATTTGCATAGTTTTCTTTTATGTCCATAGCAAAATATGATGGTGATTTATACTTAATTCCTATGGTGACATTACTTAATTGCCACTGACAGTTTCCACCACCATCGAAAGGGACCTGTGATTCAAAAAGGTCACTATTCTCTACCTGTTTAAGATTAATTTCAGTAAAATGAAATCCAGGAACGTCATAACTTTCGCCATTAGCGTTACTTCGTTTCTTAAGGCATTTATTCGAACGGTACATCACGCCTAGCGGGAGTACATCTATTTCATGAGGGATTTTCACCGCAACAGCAACACTCTTCCCATTCAGCGAAGGAGATAGACTTTCATCCTTTTCACAGCCAGACAACAAGACTGGCACCATCAGAAGACTGTACTTAATCAGCTTTTTCAATTTCTTCCTCCGCAACGTTCTTAAACCGAGTGAGTGCATTTTTCCACGTATCATCTGACTCTGATATTAACAATGTAGCAGGTAGCATACCTTGTAACGAAAGGAAAAGACGGTTCCTGCTTACTTCATTTTTAGAAGTACTATTCTCTGAGCTTATCGCTTGATTAAGCTTTTCTGCGAAAAACTGTCTTTTTCTCTTTCTTTCCAAAGGACGATTAGTATCTATCAATTCGATAAGTTGATTATTAACAAAGGGCATATACTGGCTTGACATTAAGTGATTCATTGGATTTGTTAATGAATCGAGGTTAGGGTTGCTATTCTTCGGAAAATGATGATTAAGACTGTTGGAGTCTAAACAATGTATAAATGTCTTTTGTTCTTCTTCCGACAAACAAGCAACACTTTCACTCAATGACGGTACAAGATAAAGCTTTGCTATACTTTTACTTTTATATGCGACAGTGATATTAGGGGAACGACTACTACCGCCACCAATCCAAAGAATAGGTTGTTTTTGCGACTGAGTTACCGACTGCTCCGCCTTAAAAAAGACAACAACATTACCGTGATGCCAATAAGGGTCACCAAATTTCACTCCCCCTGACTGTAGTTGAATCTCAATAAGAGATAATCGAAATCCTAATAGAGTACCGAGCGGGCCCCATAGATCATACAATGTATTATCAAGCTCAGCTTCTGGTGGAACACTGGTAACCGAGTCAGAATCATTCACATGTCGGTAATGAGTAAAATCCTGCAAAGATGAAACAGCCATTGCAGTGAAAGTTCGGGGCATTCCATAAGTGTAAATAACAGGATTATAGTTTTTTAGTGTTGCCGCATGTATAAGTGTTAATGCCCCACCAAGGCTATGACCACAGATAAAAAGTTCCTTTTTAGACGAAAAATCTTCTATTTCTCTAAAACTATTTGGAAATTTTTGTTGTGCTCGTTCAAAACCATTCAGAAAACCTTTATGAGCACGTCCTGTGGTAACCACTGCGGGACAAGGTATTGGACGAAACGTAGCATCTGTACTGATATCGCCAAATTTTGTGGGTTCAGTCCCTCGCCAGGCAATCAAAATCTGCTTCTGGTTACTAATATAAAATAATTGAGTGTCACCATCCGATGAATCCCCAACGCTAGTATCCAGAAATGTAGGATTAACATAACGTTCACTGAACGGAACATCAATTATGACAGGGCGATATAACAACTGTGGAACCTGAGACAAATCTAAACATTGATGATTAAAAAATTTATTAATCTTATCACCACCTGAATAGGCAAAGTCAGCCATCAAACCTAAATTCATAGCATTGACAATCGAATATTCATTTGTGTGATGTAACAGCAAGATCCAAGCCCTAAAAGGACAAATCTTAATAAGTATACGTGCATTAAAATACATATTGGAAATAAATAACCCAGAGAAATCAGGGTCAGGAAAATGGAATTTAGGTAGTTTGGTATCTGTCCACTCCGGAATGCTGGGTGCTTTATCACAAAGCTGGCCTATTACAGTATAATAACAAATACACTTTCTTTATCCACACTTATTGGAGCCATTTTCATTTGATACGCACCTACTCGCTCAAGACTCAATGGCCGTTTTTCCATTTCATCTGCGAGAGGTTGGGCCTCAATAAACAGTGTCAGGTCAAGATGGTGTAACCCCTCAATACGTATAATGCCACTAGCATCACTATTGCCAGTATACTCGCTCACATGACCACTTCTGGTCGCATCATTAATAGCCCGATACGGCATATTAGCGACAGGATTACTCATCTCATCCAGTAATTGGAACTCAACCCAACGTGTTTGATTTTTTGCGCTGAGTGATACGGTCTTACTTTCTTCTTTTATTGAAGTATTATGTTCTTTATTACTCACCTGCTCACCTCTTTTATTAGTCCTGAATTATCTCTTATTAACAAAGAAATTCCCTTACGGGTTCCTTTTCTTCTTCCATAAATAAGTGCTATAAAAAACACCAACTAATAAAAAAGCTCATTAAACAGTCTTACTATTGTAGTGGGTAATACAATGCTCTTTATCTCCTGAGGAATATATCAATTAGTTTTTATATTTTTTAAAGTCTGGGTAAATTAAACCATCAGAAATTATTGAGTCATCAGACTTATTTGAATTTTTCCTTTTGCTCCATCTTGTTATCATAGGAAAATATTTTAGAGCTAACTTTAAGTTATTGCCGCTAACACTTTAAAACTGCCCATTACGAGAGTTTCATCATCTAATGATGACCGTTGGCCCACTACTGTACCTGATACTCGTTCTTTCCCCAGACGCTTCATATCAATGTATTCTTTCCCTAAATTAAACTCACTCAGTTTTCATTGACATGCCCGTCTGTCATAGCTATTTTCGCCTGATAGATGTCATCACTGTTTTTTTTGCATTAGTCCGATAATAAATAACATATGAGTAGTAAATCACATTGAACTCAATTTCTCAAAATCAGGAGTGACTTCACCATTAGATGTGACGCTTCCATCGGGATATTCTATACGCCAGTGATTACCTTTCTTTTTTATCTTTGGACCAACCATTTTTACAACTTTAGATTCATCCAAGATAGGAAGTAATTTTATATATACAGTCTCTTTATTTATGGCATTAATTCTATATGACTCAAACTTTCTTTTGCCTAGTAACGATAGATCTGTAGCCTCTTTTGTAAGATGCCATTCTGTAATTACTGGATAGTAAGTCGGCGTTAATGATAAAGGATTTTTAGTAAGTATATAGTCACCATTTCTCGCCCCTTCATCATCCAAAGCAATCTTAATACCAACGGCTGTTCCTACCTGACCACCACTATTTTTAATGAGATGTTCTGTTCTGGAGTATTGGATACCCAATGTTACTTTACTTAATCGCCATTTACATTGCCCACCACCATCCATTGGAATTTGGCTTCGATAGTTACCAGAGGTTTTATCAATCTCCATATTGAGATTACGAGCCTGCGTACCTTTTAGTTGATACACCTTCATATCTACGTTGTATCGTTCCTTCTTGCATTCATCAGAAGTGTAAAATGCAACTAATGGAATAGCTTGGGTATTTTTAGGCGCTTTAATTTCTACATCTACCCATTGATTATCACTCGGCGGTGAGATTGCACTATTTTTTGCTACGCAGCCCGAAGTGCATAGTAAAGATAAAAATAAGACATATGTGCTATTCAATTTCATAGGCCATCCTTTTTCAAACAATAACGTTGCATGGCAATATCGCTTTCGGGTAAAGATTTGGTGACATTCAAAGTCGTAACAAGTAATTTATCGACGGCCAAGAAAGACTTATTTCTGTTATACTCAGATTGAGGTATATCATTTTTATACTTCTCCATTTGAAAAACAAAAACATCCTGCTCTTTTTTATAAAAACCATCATTAGTTGTATCATATAACTCCATAATTCTATCACCAATATATTCAGCATATTTTCCGGATGGATGATCACCTCCGCTTAGTGCATTTTTAAGTTCCGGATTACCATGTTTTGGGAATAACTTATCTTTACTTTCTCTATCTATTTTTTGAATAAATTCTTGCTGATTAGCTTTCGCATTTTCATCACTCTGTGAGCTTAAACAAGGAACCAAAAATAGTTTTGCTGTTTCTGAAAGACGCTTTCTAATCTTAATTTTAGCTCGTGGATTTCGCTCTTCCAACCACTCCAAAACTGACTCTGTTTTGAAAAAGTGCACAACTTCACCATGATGACAAAAAACCTCGTTCCCAAAGGGGATTAAAGTCTTGATCACTGACCAACTATAACCAAAAACGTACCCTAGTGGTCCCCATAGTTTATAGAAATGATTATCTAATTCTCGCTCTGGAGGTACAGAGGGTACTGCATCATTCTCATTAACATGTCTATAATGAGGTATCCCATCCAATTCATTCATAGCACTCAAAGTAAAAGTACGAGGCATTCCATAAGTATATAATATAGGATTGTAATCAATGAGTTTAGCTGCATGTATTAAAGCCAGCGCCCCACCTAAACTATGCCCGCAGATATATAACTCTTTATCCTCGATTATTTTACTCAACAGATAGAAATCACTTTCAACATCATTATTATCAATAACTTCAAATGCATCTAAAAAACCCTGATGTACTAATCCATTACTTACAATCCCGCTACAAGGTATTTTAATATCACAAGTTAGATTAATAGGTTTATAAGTAACATCTGTTACAACATCTAATAAACTGGCAGTACCACGCCAAGCTACAATGACCTCCACGCTACTAGCTGCGAAAAATAGTTGTGTATCCTTTTTTGCCTCAGCACCCTGACTCGAATCTATAAATTCAACATCAGTATAACGTTGGTGAAAAGGCACATCTTTAACAATCGGCTGAAATTTCTTATCATTTATTTGATATGGTACGCGGGATAGCTCTAACATTTGCTGATAAAAAAAATGTGATATAGACCCCGTTGCTTGCCCATCACCATTAGTATCGTAATCTGCATAAGATAATATTGACATCAATACCAAATTGTAGGCATTCACCACCGAGTAGTCGGGTATATGGTGCAAAACTAAAGACCATGCACGGAAAGGACAAATTTCCAAAACATGGCGGCAATTCAATTTTTTTACCGTCAAACCGGTAAACCGAGTATCCGGGAAATGATATGCTGGAGGTTTCTTTTTATCTTCCCAATTAGGGGTAATAGTTGGTAGTTTATCGCACAATTTCCCAATAGTAATGTATTGGTATTCGTATTCTTCTTGTTCTGCTAGTTTTCTAACTGTTGAGTATTTATCTTCCCTACCGACACGCAGCGATCGAGTCTCCATTTCATCTGCGAGAGGTTGAGCCTCAATAAACAGTGTCAGGTCAAGATGGTGTAACCCCTTAATACGTATAATGCCACTAGCATCACTATTGCCAGTATACTCGCTCACATGACCACTTCTGGTCGCATCATTAATAGCCCGATACGACATATTAGCGACAGGATTACTCATCTCATCCAGTAATTGGAACTCAACCCAACCTGTTTGATTTTTTGCGCTGAGTGATACGGTCTTACTTTCTTCTTTTATTGAAGTATTATGTTCTTTATTACTCACCTGTTCACCTCTTTTATTAGTCCTGAAGTATCTCTTATTAACAAAGAAATTCCCTTACGGGTTCCTTTTCTTCTTCCATAAATAAGTGCTATAAAAAACACCAACTAATAAAAAACAACCCGTCAGTAATACTTTGATTAAAAACCCCATATAAAATGCGGCTTTGGTCTCCCCCTCATAATGTCCTTGTAGGATAAAACCTTCATAGATATGATAAAGATATGATGAAAAACCAGTGATAATGAAAATAAAAAACAAGGTTAAAGAAAGTAAAATATAGAGGGATAGAAGCAAAATTTTTCTTTTCATAGAATTTCCCAGAACAAGACTTTTGTTGATTTCCTTAGGTCGGACATCGACAGGTAACTTTCAGATGCCTGAGGAAAGGTTCGTCTTGCCCAAGTAGATAACCATCCCAGACTGGCTAATTTATTGTTTTTCCATAAATCTATATGATCACCGGTAGGAGATTTCTCACCAGAGCGTAGCCAATAGTCTTGGAAAAAGATGAGTCCTGTTTTATCAGACACAGCATCTTCATAAGTTTTTCCCGTCAATTCCAGTGGCTTTTTGCCTCCTGCAAAAGGAAGTGTTTTCTGGCTTTTAAGATAATCACTCAGTTCCTGGGCACGGATAGCATGAATTCCTTTTCCTGTACTGTCCGGTGTAGGGCAATTCCAACATCGTGTTCCTTTAAAACTTTTCATCAATATGCCGCACTGATACAAAGCTTCACTGACATTTATTGCACAGTGATCTGAAAACACATCGTCTTTCGACTTGGGATCAATATGTTTGATCGTACTTGAAGGGTAAGCGGACCATAACTCATCAAAGTAGACAGATTTAATTTTGATATCCTGAACAGAACCCATTTTATCATTGGGTTTCACTACTGTTTTCTGATTCATTTATGTATCCTTCTCTATCTGAGCAAGGGCTTCATCGCCCCAAAGTACGGTTATCTCCGATTTGCCCTGAGTCACCATCCGTTCAGTCAGTCCTTGAGCATCGGTAAACCCCGAGTAAACCTGCCCATCTTGCGATTTTGCATAGTACGCATATTCCACCATTGGCTCTCCCGTTGACTCATCAACCGCTCTCAATTGCTCATCCAGTGATTCATCTGGAGAACCAATGGTCAATGGCATTGGCGTGGTGGTAAATATTTTGGCTGTTTTCCCTTCAATATCTGTCGTTCCTAAGTAAACATCCCCTGCGCTAGTCGTTATCTGATAGCGGGTAAAGGGTAAAGCTTCCCCAGTTTTTTCATCAGTAAGGGCATAACTGCCCCCAAAACCACGA comes from Yersinia mollaretii ATCC 43969 and encodes:
- a CDS encoding lipase family protein gives rise to the protein MLLHHTNEYSIVNAMNLGLMADFAYSGGDKINKFFNHQCLDLSQVPQLLYRPVIIDVPFSERYVNPTFLDTSVGDSSDGDTQLFYISNQKQILIAWRGTEPTKFGDISTDATFRPIPCPAVVTTGRAHKGFLNGFERAQQKFPNSFREIEDFSSKKELFICGHSLGGALTLIHAATLKNYNPVIYTYGMPRTFTAMAVSSLQDFTHYRHVNDSDSVTSVPPEAELDNTLYDLWGPLGTLLGFRLSLIEIQLQSGGVKFGDPYWHHGNVVVFFKAEQSVTQSQKQPILWIGGGSSRSPNITVAYKSKSIAKLYLVPSLSESVACLSEEEQKTFIHCLDSNSLNHHFPKNSNPNLDSLTNPMNHLMSSQYMPFVNNQLIELIDTNRPLERKRKRQFFAEKLNQAISSENSTSKNEVSRNRLFLSLQGMLPATLLISESDDTWKNALTRFKNVAEEEIEKAD
- a CDS encoding lipase family protein, whose protein sequence is MSNKEHNTSIKEESKTVSLSAKNQTGWVEFQLLDEMSNPVANMSYRAINDATRSGHVSEYTGNSDASGIIRIKGLHHLDLTLFIEAQPLADEMETRSLRVGREDKYSTVRKLAEQEEYEYQYITIGKLCDKLPTITPNWEDKKKPPAYHFPDTRFTGLTVKKLNCRHVLEICPFRAWSLVLHHIPDYSVVNAYNLVLMSILSYADYDTNGDGQATGSISHFFYQQMLELSRVPYQINDKKFQPIVKDVPFHQRYTDVEFIDSSQGAEAKKDTQLFFAASSVEVIVAWRGTASLLDVVTDVTYKPINLTCDIKIPCSGIVSNGLVHQGFLDAFEVIDNNDVESDFYLLSKIIEDKELYICGHSLGGALALIHAAKLIDYNPILYTYGMPRTFTLSAMNELDGIPHYRHVNENDAVPSVPPERELDNHFYKLWGPLGYVFGYSWSVIKTLIPFGNEVFCHHGEVVHFFKTESVLEWLEERNPRAKIKIRKRLSETAKLFLVPCLSSQSDENAKANQQEFIQKIDRESKDKLFPKHGNPELKNALSGGDHPSGKYAEYIGDRIMELYDTTNDGFYKKEQDVFVFQMEKYKNDIPQSEYNRNKSFLAVDKLLVTTLNVTKSLPESDIAMQRYCLKKDGL
- a CDS encoding T6SS effector amidase Tae4 family protein, which encodes MNQKTVVKPNDKMGSVQDIKIKSVYFDELWSAYPSSTIKHIDPKSKDDVFSDHCAINVSEALYQCGILMKSFKGTRCWNCPTPDSTGKGIHAIRAQELSDYLKSQKTLPFAGGKKPLELTGKTYEDAVSDKTGLIFFQDYWLRSGEKSPTGDHIDLWKNNKLASLGWLSTWARRTFPQASESYLSMSDLRKSTKVLFWEIL